TCCGCTGTATACCCAACATGGATTCCATTAAAAAATGTTCTGAAAAAATAATCTGAACGAAGCGATCTTAATAAGGTATCTGAATCTGTTAAGTTTTTTTCTATATGATCGATATAAACTTCTGTTAATTCGCCTTCATAATAATCTAGAATTTCATTTTTTATCTTTCCCCAACGACTTTCAATTTCATCATAATTAAAAATATCGACCCACTTACCAAATTTGTCTACCACAATTTTTAGAGGATAAACTACCTCTGCACTTTTTGCTCCGAGTTTTTCAATCAGAAATTGAGGAGGCAGCCCATTGACATGAATAGTTTTACTTCTTGTAATTTCAAAAAGGCTATATCTATTTTTATCTGTAGCGAGCCATTTTACATTTATTGCCATTTCTGTTACATCGATTTGATCGCTAATTTCAAATGTGTATTTAACCCTGTAACTTTCATTTATTTTATCTGCCGCAAATGGCAGTCTATAATTACTTGCTAAACTTACTTTTTGATCTTTTTTCTTTTCTTTTTCTTTTCTTTCTTCAATATATTTTTCCGGTGCCAGAATCAAAAACTCAGAAGAACTTTTAAAATCTGCTTCTATCAAATCAGGAATTTCACAATACATATTATGATACCATCTAAGTTCATCAGCCTCTACACCAAGATCACGAGCTACACTCGCAAGGGTGTCTCCTTTCTTGATTTTATAAGTACGAAACTGATCGTATGGTGATCCGTCTGGTTTATCTTTGTGATACATATTATCGCGGCTGTATTAAACTTCAACCTTATTCTTTCTTTTCAACTTTAGGTTCAAACATAAATTCCGGGTCTTTTCCTTCTTTTTTTGTTTCTGTAATTTCTTTCATCTTTTGTCTTTTACAAATAATGACTGAATTTTCAGTTATACCATTCATTCCCAAAGTATATTTTGCATCTATGTATTTGGCAGTCTCATACCATTTAGGCTGTAAAAAGAATACCCAATTGCAGTTTTCTCCATTTTGTTTTAGATCAATTTTACTATCAGCAGTATGTTCATTATATCCATTAACGGTATGATAAAAAAGGGCTCCAAAATCAATTCTTACGGGACCTTTTGATCTTATCGAGGTATATTTTGTATCACTTTCTTTTTTCTGGATTAATAATGTTATCAATAACAAATCCTTCATTTGAACATTTTCTATCTCTGGAAAAGGATTTTTTCTTTCCGGAATCTTCCATGTAACATATTCTTTAGGCGGTATCTGCATCATCAAATCAAATACAATATAAAATGCTGTAGGCACAATAAATGCAATAAAATGCGTGCACATTAAAAACGTTAGATCGATACCGTTTAATGCTGTATAAATTATAGCAAAAAGCACACTTGAATACAGCATGACCAATAACGAAAATAGCAGCTCTATCCACATGCTTTTGGTATTAAAACTCATAAAATACCCTCGATATAACCAAATGTTTAAAACTCCAAACAGTAAAGAGACAATTTGGTAAAACTTAAACTCGTTTGATACTTCGACAAACAATTTGTTATTGCCCAAAAAGGCCGTTAAGGCGTAAATAAGTACAAAAGAAAAAACATAGATGTAAAACCCTTTTTTATACTTCGCGGCAAAATCGCTGACTTTATCACTAAATAATAAAGTAAGGATTCCGCAGAGTGCAATAATCAATACCAAAAAGACGATCAGCCTAACATCAATGAGTGATAATAAATGCTTTTTTATCATTTTTAAATTCGTGTTGTAAACCCTAATACAGGTTGTTTATTAAAATTAAATTCTTCTGTTTCTTTATTTAATACCAATATTGTTTTTGGCTCGACCTCCATCGGAAAAAAATGCTCATAAAAACAGTCTATAAATTTTTTAATCTTGCCGTCATGAAGATAATTTTCTAAGGAATTATTCATAATCGGACCAATTTCTATTGTTAAATTCATCGAGTAATCCATGTATTTGCTGCCACAGATTAAATCGACTCCCAATCTATTCTCACCAAGCTTTATTTCTTCCTTTTCATCACTGTATTCTTTAGAACTTGTAATTTTATAAACTACTTTTTCTTCGATGATGCTTTCTAAACAGCGACAGGATAAATCAATGTTTCCTACAATTTTATACGCATAAGGCAGCAGCTGTATGAACTTTGAAACCAAAACCGGCGGATAAAAATGGGATAATCCCCAAAAATCATAGAAAAATTCGAGAGGTTTACTTCCGTTGAGCTGGTATAAAAAGTTTCGCTCAACGGCTTCAATTTTTGTTCTGTAATGAAAAATCTCATTTTCGAAAGGCGCAAAAAACTTCCTTGCTTCATTTTCCTGTTTTTTTTGATGCTTATGCTCTTTAATCATCTGATGAACCGATTTATCTGCGTTATTTTCGCGCAGACTATGAACAAAACCTTCCGGCAGGGCATCATACATACTATCTCGTGACAATAACAAAGTCAGGTAATCTTGCCTAACATAATTATCATCCTGGATTACAGCTCCTAAAACATCACCTCTAAAAGCCCTTGAAAACTGCCCCTGATTTAAAATCGTAATTTCGTCTGGCGCGACTTCATCTTGTTCAATCAATTCATTGGCAATAATTTCTGCCCGAATATCATAAGGTATATTTTCAATTTCGTCAAGTAACTTTTCAAGGCTTTTTTTATTTTTTCTTTGTGTCTTCATTTATTCGTCCTGCTCCTATATACCGTAATTGAAAATACTCATCATTAAAATTATAAATACCTAATCCTTTGTCTGTACAGGCCAAGATTCGATCATTGTGCAGATAAAGTGCAACATCTGAAATTGGATGATCTTTATCATATCTAAAGAAAACAAGGTCCCCTTCGGCAAGAAAAGCTCTTCCGGTAAAAATCTGGATAGATTTAGATTTCCACATTCCTGCCGGATCTTTAGGAAGCGTAACTTTATATACATCGCTATACAGGGATTGCAGGAAGTAAGAGCAATCGATTCCTTTTTTAGAAAAACTTTTTTCCTGATAGGGAGTATTAACCCATTTATCAAAATAAGAATAAAGTTTATAATTGGTAATCTTATTAGGCATTACAGCCAAAACAATGGAGTATTTTTCCTTTAAGTACAATATTTCATCGCTTAAATTCTCAGAATTATCATTTACGATAGTCTTATTCTTTAAGCCAGTTTCTTCCATCTTAGCTTGTTTTTTGAGCAGATCTAAAGAATAGTCATATTTAAATGGAATTTGCGACACATATTGTTTATTAGAACAGGAACTCAAAACAAAAGCTGCAGCAAATACAAATCCCAAACATGTAATAATGCGGCTTATTTTTCTCTCAAAACAAATAGTTTTCAGTTTCATTATGTAGGTTTTTTTGTAAGTATAGCTTCACAAACATAGCTATTCTTTTTTGAATAAAAAAGCAATATTGTAGTAAATATTTCACATTATTAAAAAATAATATCATAATATTGTATTCTATTTCTTATAAATATAATCAAAGTGAATATAAAAAAAATTGAACTTAGAGTCATTGCTGTTTTTGTAATTTCTTTATTAATTGGATTGATTATTTTCCTCATCCAGTTCTTTAAACATATTGATTGTGATAATGCAAAATTTTACATTTTAGCAGATCATTTTCAGAGCGAGGAACCCATAGAATTCTATGACAAAACTCCAAATGCAAAATCCTGGAAATGGGATTTTGGCGACGGAACATCTTCTGATACCAGAAAACACACTTTTCATCCCTATAAAAAACCTGGAAAATATATTGTAGCCCTTACAATAAATGGAGAATGTACACACACACGTGAACTTATTATAAAAGACAAATACATACTTGATAAACTTGGAACTCCTCAAATAATATCGTCTAAAGTTATTACAGTGGGACAACCTACTTATTTTTATGCTCATGCAGAAAATGCGAAAACATGGGAATGGAGTTTTGGAGAAAATCGAGGGATAGATGAAATTTCTTCAAATCCTGTATATACTTTTTCTTCTCCGGGCGAAAAAACGATCACACTGGTCATTAATGGTAATTTTAGCCGCGTTGCAAAAAAAGTAATCTATGTGCACCCAAGGGTTATCAAGAAAACAAATCCGCTGGATGTAACCTCTTACGTTTATGAAAAGAAAGCCGAAACTTTTTCATTACCAAGAGGTTCTGCAAAAAAAGATCCGCTCGAAGATATGCTGCAATATGTACCGGTTGCACCAAAAAACAAGACTCAAAATGACACCGTTATACCTATTAAAAAAGCACCAAAAATATCCGAGGACCAATTTGAAATTCTCTTAAATAAAGTTGCCGAAGGCAGCAAAGTAAAGGATGATTTTTCTGATTTTTTATGTGAAGATCTCGAAATTCCGGTAGTAAAAAATGATAATGACTTACTGACTTTTGCACAATTATGCGCCGGTATTAAAGGAAAAAAAATAAAAATCGAATCTATTAGATTAAATAAAGATAAAACCAGCAACTGCGTAAAAGGATTATCGATAAACTACAAAGTAAAAAAATATCTAATCTGGGTAAAAGATTAAATTATGGAACAGGAACAAAATATATTTAGTACAGAATTATCAAGAGCTTTTGAAATTGCTCAAAAGATTGCCAAAAATAATTCAAACAAATATTATAGCGCTTCGCATTTATTAAAAGCTATCCTGAATCGGGATTTATCGTTATTGAAGCGTTTGGAAGCAATGGGCAAAGATGTATATTTTCTTGATGAATGGGCAGAAGTGCGTATTGAAGAAGAGCCTAAAACCACAAATGTCCTAAATACTGAACCGGCCGCTAGTATTGATCAGATTATTAAAGAAGCCGATTCTGTCAGAATTATTTTGAATGAAGAGGAAATAAGTTTGTACGCTATTATCGCTGCATTAAGCTCTCCGGGAGTTGGTTTCAATTTTGATCAAATGAAAAGTTTCCCGATTTCGAGAAATGAATTACTGGCAGATAACATTCACAATCCTACAGAAGTTTTAAGCTCCAAAAATGAAATTAAAAAAGGCTTTCTGGACAAATATTGTCGGCACAGGAATTTCGAGAAAAAATCAAGGAAAAGTATTGCCATTGGCCGTGAAGCTGAGTTAAATAGCATTAAAGAAATATTGTGCCGATTCTCTAAACCAAATGTTTTGCTGATTGGTGACCGCGGGATTGGAAAAACCATTTTAATTGATACTTTAATTCAAAATGTAATAGACAATCAGGTTCCGGATGTTTTAAACAAAGTACAGCTGTTTGAACTGGATTTGTCTTCTTTAATTGCCGGCGCTTCTTACAAAGGTGAAATTGAAGACCGATTAAAAAACTGTATTCAGGAACTGGAACAATTTCCTAAAGCCATTTTAATTATTGAAGAAATACACACTCTATTAGACAAAAATGGAGATTCCGGGGCATCAAATTTACTTCAGGGTGAATTGACAAAAGGTTTAAATATTATTGCAACTTCAACAATTGATGAATTTTCTAAACGAATCGAAAAAGAGCAAGGACTTTCAGGCATGTTTGAAATCGTAAAACTGGAAGAAGCTAATGATGAAACTTTGTTCCGAATGATTCGCGAATCTATTAAATCCTATAAGGAACATCATAAAATAAAAATTGATGATGAAACCATTTCTGAATCTATTCGACTTTCCCGCAGGTATTTAAAAGAAAAAAGTCTTCCGGAATCAGCAATAAATCTGATCGATCACACCATGTCTGTTTTAAAAACTTCGGGAGAAACATTCTTAAAAGAAAAAGAATCGATTCTTAATAAATTAGAAATTTTAAAACTAAATAAAACCAATTTAAACGAAGAACAATTCATTAAAGAATGTAATTGGTTTTTAACTGATTTAATTAATAAAACAGCCTTTTTAATGATTGCAGAAGATGAAGAAACCAATCGGGAAACATTCGAATCTTCTCAATCGATCCTGGATCATATAGAAAATCTTTTAAATACTCTCGAAAAAAGAGCTCTGGACAAACGAGTACATATTGATTCATTTGATCTTTCGCTTGTAATTGCACAAAAAACCGGAATTCCGGCCGCTAAACTTAATGAAGAGCAGAAAAACAAACTTAATACGATTGAAGAAGTTTTAAACCAAAGGGTTATTGGTCAGGATCATTGCATTGCCACGGTTGCAGGTTCTATTTTAGAATCAAGATCAGGATTAAGCAAAGCCGGACAGCCAATTGCTTCGTTTTTTTTCCTTGGTCCAACAGGAACCGGAAAAACAGAATTAGCCAAAAGTCTTGCAGAATTCCTTTTTCAGGATGAAAACGCCATTATCAGATTTGATATGTCCGAGTTTAAAGAAGAACACTCTGCAGCATTACTCTATGGAGCACCTCCCGGATATGTGGGTTATGAATCTGGCGGACTGTTGGTAAACAAGATCAGACAAAAACCTTACTCGATAGTTTTATTCGATGAAATTGAAAAAGCACATCCTTCTGTTTTTGATGTTTTTCTTCAAATTATGGATGAAGGGAAACTTCATGATCGTTTAGGAAAAGAAGGTGATTTTTCGAATGCCATTATTCTTTTTACATCAAATATTGGTGCTGATCATATTGTAGAGACATTCAATAATGGACAAATTCCGAGTTCAAATTCTTTAATGGAAATTATGACTAATTATTTCCGGCCTGAATTTTTAGGGCGCTTAACAGAGATTGTACCTTTTGCGCCTATCAGTAAAGAAAATGCCCTTAAGATTTTTGATATTCATCTAAAAAAAGAATTTACAGATTTATTAAGAAACGTTAACATCGAAGTTAAAATTCCAATTGAGACTAAAACTTATCTTGCCGAAAACGGATTTAATGCCAAATACGGAGCAAGACCTATTAAAAGTATTATCAGAAGCCATTTGAGAAGACCTTTGGCAAAGAAATTAATTTCAGGAGAAGTTAAAGATGGAGATATTGTTTGGGTAGTAATTGAGAATAATGAAGTAAAATGGAATAAAGAAGAAATTATTTCAGTCG
This portion of the Flavobacterium gelatinilyticum genome encodes:
- a CDS encoding LysM peptidoglycan-binding domain-containing protein; amino-acid sequence: MYHKDKPDGSPYDQFRTYKIKKGDTLASVARDLGVEADELRWYHNMYCEIPDLIEADFKSSSEFLILAPEKYIEERKEKEKKKDQKVSLASNYRLPFAADKINESYRVKYTFEISDQIDVTEMAINVKWLATDKNRYSLFEITRSKTIHVNGLPPQFLIEKLGAKSAEVVYPLKIVVDKFGKWVDIFNYDEIESRWGKIKNEILDYYEGELTEVYIDHIEKNLTDSDTLLRSLRSDYFFRTFFNGIHVGYTADYLFKNEVSFPLEEDEEAIFEVTQKITPFLDEDGFIKVDQKGVYMDSGLGILYGYTSSKVNYSAVYFLNSETYTIEKMNVECNILSNEHIKKTIEIKLLE
- a CDS encoding TssN family type VI secretion system protein, with the translated sequence MIKKHLLSLIDVRLIVFLVLIIALCGILTLLFSDKVSDFAAKYKKGFYIYVFSFVLIYALTAFLGNNKLFVEVSNEFKFYQIVSLLFGVLNIWLYRGYFMSFNTKSMWIELLFSLLVMLYSSVLFAIIYTALNGIDLTFLMCTHFIAFIVPTAFYIVFDLMMQIPPKEYVTWKIPERKNPFPEIENVQMKDLLLITLLIQKKESDTKYTSIRSKGPVRIDFGALFYHTVNGYNEHTADSKIDLKQNGENCNWVFFLQPKWYETAKYIDAKYTLGMNGITENSVIICKRQKMKEITETKKEGKDPEFMFEPKVEKKE
- a CDS encoding C40 family peptidase: MKLKTICFERKISRIITCLGFVFAAAFVLSSCSNKQYVSQIPFKYDYSLDLLKKQAKMEETGLKNKTIVNDNSENLSDEILYLKEKYSIVLAVMPNKITNYKLYSYFDKWVNTPYQEKSFSKKGIDCSYFLQSLYSDVYKVTLPKDPAGMWKSKSIQIFTGRAFLAEGDLVFFRYDKDHPISDVALYLHNDRILACTDKGLGIYNFNDEYFQLRYIGAGRINEDTKKK
- a CDS encoding PKD domain-containing protein, with amino-acid sequence MNIKKIELRVIAVFVISLLIGLIIFLIQFFKHIDCDNAKFYILADHFQSEEPIEFYDKTPNAKSWKWDFGDGTSSDTRKHTFHPYKKPGKYIVALTINGECTHTRELIIKDKYILDKLGTPQIISSKVITVGQPTYFYAHAENAKTWEWSFGENRGIDEISSNPVYTFSSPGEKTITLVINGNFSRVAKKVIYVHPRVIKKTNPLDVTSYVYEKKAETFSLPRGSAKKDPLEDMLQYVPVAPKNKTQNDTVIPIKKAPKISEDQFEILLNKVAEGSKVKDDFSDFLCEDLEIPVVKNDNDLLTFAQLCAGIKGKKIKIESIRLNKDKTSNCVKGLSINYKVKKYLIWVKD
- a CDS encoding AAA family ATPase; its protein translation is MEQEQNIFSTELSRAFEIAQKIAKNNSNKYYSASHLLKAILNRDLSLLKRLEAMGKDVYFLDEWAEVRIEEEPKTTNVLNTEPAASIDQIIKEADSVRIILNEEEISLYAIIAALSSPGVGFNFDQMKSFPISRNELLADNIHNPTEVLSSKNEIKKGFLDKYCRHRNFEKKSRKSIAIGREAELNSIKEILCRFSKPNVLLIGDRGIGKTILIDTLIQNVIDNQVPDVLNKVQLFELDLSSLIAGASYKGEIEDRLKNCIQELEQFPKAILIIEEIHTLLDKNGDSGASNLLQGELTKGLNIIATSTIDEFSKRIEKEQGLSGMFEIVKLEEANDETLFRMIRESIKSYKEHHKIKIDDETISESIRLSRRYLKEKSLPESAINLIDHTMSVLKTSGETFLKEKESILNKLEILKLNKTNLNEEQFIKECNWFLTDLINKTAFLMIAEDEETNRETFESSQSILDHIENLLNTLEKRALDKRVHIDSFDLSLVIAQKTGIPAAKLNEEQKNKLNTIEEVLNQRVIGQDHCIATVAGSILESRSGLSKAGQPIASFFFLGPTGTGKTELAKSLAEFLFQDENAIIRFDMSEFKEEHSAALLYGAPPGYVGYESGGLLVNKIRQKPYSIVLFDEIEKAHPSVFDVFLQIMDEGKLHDRLGKEGDFSNAIILFTSNIGADHIVETFNNGQIPSSNSLMEIMTNYFRPEFLGRLTEIVPFAPISKENALKIFDIHLKKEFTDLLRNVNIEVKIPIETKTYLAENGFNAKYGARPIKSIIRSHLRRPLAKKLISGEVKDGDIVWVVIENNEVKWNKEEIISVVN